A single region of the Kwoniella botswanensis chromosome 1, complete sequence genome encodes:
- a CDS encoding mitochondrial distribution and morphology protein 34, whose protein sequence is MSFVFPSWSTAFSPAFHEDAKAMLEGALNKGNKPPVIQGRIEVVELSMGKEPPTLTLLEIGDLSLDRFRGILRLGYSGDAWLEVRCRVQANPLSHNPNLSFSSTLPLSTPLLASQPLLVPMTLRLSKLHLRAILILVVSASKGITLVFKNDPLQNVDVSSTFDSVEVIRGYLQQEIEGQLREMFREDLPGIIHRLSQRWFHGTGVGGKVETPYKDLPNEVIQEEEREGSDDGVDESNPYGESSQIFPPHNIPASTSNQEKFSTPRRQSLQTQRSSLRHRRSSTSNSISESPTSYTVFPDIEDYDPTYGLRPEGVPTHSGYEAFGRLWEKSREGGNRGLGSLMSMPIQNQEHDGPLPDYLSDTFDEEDEDEEDEIRSFDMVEMDDVLRSIPHSTRKSRRQSSLVSAMGSRYGGGGDEKNQIEWETFPAVGGGVITRPRVYHSQSQIRAPSEAGGNGGAMPSPAGTATGGSVTARASSAGGASSTVGSLRMRPFTPSTPGIGIRSPTFTQSQAGPSSLRRMVTSHSDVFLSSSAQGIHGNIPRSETFSATAIPRASISSSRRPSRTGTGGSSSATRTGTGTGSSWDTIGHSTNPTSTLPSSKPLSITSKHTRQRGPSVSLSGTSPGNGSFPPRNIGPGGITLPLNNSVSQLATLSHSAHTLSPYARGHEHIAVRSFPHLGRSNTGLGMGMGMATSMNFSGLGINDGGGGITPRALSGGSGGVGGGDLTNDLSGQGMGVMKARRKRIHRLNTTKKDGPPTLSQSVSQGVRKSSLNSNSRSHSNHSGDIDEIESYIDQNPKLPKATNMPKTGRGISSVNLTMEKRPNMRRNPDSRTSYGFPQS, encoded by the exons ATGTCATTCGTCTTCCCATCTTGGTCCACGGCGTTCTCGCCTGCGTTTCATGAGGATGCAAAGGCCATGCTGGAAGGCGCTCTGAACAAA GGTAACAAACCGCCTGTAATCCAAGGCAGAATCGAAGTGGTCGAGTTGAGCATGGgcaaagag CCACCGACTCTCACTTTACTTGAAATTGGTGATTTATCACTCGATCGTTTTCGAGGTATATTGAGATTAGGCTATTCCGGAGATGCATGGTTAGAAGTACGCTGTCGTGTTCAGGCGAACCCCCTCTCACACAATCCAAACTTGTCTTTTTCGTCGACATTACCACTTTCAACACCTTTACTAGCCTCTCAGCCATTGCTGGTACCAATGACACTACGTCTATCGAAATTGCACCTACGAGCAATATTGATCTTGGTCGTATCGGCTTCCAAGGGGATAACATTGGTATTCAAGAATGATCCCCTACAGAATGTAGATGTGTCCTCTACGTTTGATTCGGTAGAAGTAATCAGAGGGTATCTACAACAGGAAATTGAAGGACAGCTGAGAGAAATGTTCAGAGAAGATTTACCTGGTATCATACATAGATTAAGTCAGAGATGGTTTCATGGTACAGGCGTTGGAGGAAAGGTCGAGACCCCCTATAAAGACTTACCAAACGAGGTCatacaggaagaagaaagagaaggaagtgatgatggagtgGATGAAAGTAATCCGTACGGAGAATCATCTCAAATATTCCCACCTCACAACATACCCGCTTCCACATCGAACCAAGAGAAATTCTCAACACCTCGTCGACAATCCCTACAAACTCAACGATCGTCGCTCAGACATAGAAGATCAAGTACGAGTAATTCCATATCGGAATCACCAACGAGCTATACGGTCTTTCCCGATATTGAAGATTACGATCCAACATATGGCCTAAGACCTGAAGGTGTACCCACCCACAGCGGTTATGAGGCTTTTGGGAGATTGTGGGAGAAATctagagaaggtggaaaTAGAGGGTTGGGATCTTTGATGTCGATGCCAATACAAAATCAAGAGCACGATGGTCCCTTACCGGATTATCTGAGTGATACGttcgatgaggaagatgaagatgaagaagatgaaataAGGTCATTTGATATGGtcgagatggatgatgtaCTTCGTTCGATCCCTCATTCAACCAGGAAATCAAGGAGACAATCGTCCCTGGTCTCAGCGATGGGATCGAGatatggtggtggaggtgatgagaagaacCAAATTGAATGGGAGACTTTCCCAGCTGTTGGAGGGGGAGTTATCACAAGACCGAGAGTATACCATTCACAGTCTCAGATCAGGGCTCCATCAGAAGCTGGTGGTAATGGGGGAGCGATGCCTAGTCCGGCGGGTACAGCTACGGGCGGTAGCGTGACAGCGAGAGCCAGCTCGGCAGGTGGTGCATCCTCGACTGTGGGA AGTCTCCGGATGCGTCCCTTCACACCTTCCACACCCGGTATAGGTATTCGCTCTCCTACATTCACCCAATCCCAAGCTGGTCCATCAAGTCTACGTCGAATGGTCACCTCCCATTCGGATGtattcctctcatcttctgcaCAAGGTATACACGGCAACATACCACGTTCCGAGACATTTAGCGCTACCGCTATACCTCGTGCTTCCATTTCCTCAAGTCGTAGACCATCAAGAACCGGTACGGGCGGTTCGTCCTCCGCCACAAGAACAGGAACAGGAACAGGTTCGTCATGGGATACGATCGGACATTCTACAAATCCTACGTCAACATTACCATCTAGTAAACCTTTATCTATCACTTCGAAACATACGAGGCAGAGAGGACCAAGTGTATCTCTATCAGGAACTTCACCTGGGAACGGTTCTTTCCCACCCAGGAATATTGGACCTGGAGGTATAACATTACCATTGAACAATTCGGTTAGTCAGTTGGCGACTTTATCACATTCTGCTCATACCCTCTCACCGTACGCGAGGGGACATGAACATATTGCTGTGAGGTCTTTCCCACATTTGGGTAGATCTAACACTGGTTtaggtatgggtatgggtatggcTACGTCGATGAATTTTAGCGGATTAGGCATTAacgatggaggaggagggataaCACCTAGAGCCTTAAGTGGTGGGAGTGGTGgggtaggtggtggtgatttgACGAATGATTTGAGTGGACAAGGGATGGGAGTGATGAAAGctagaagaaagagaataCATCGTTTGAATACTACCAAAAAAGATGGTCCTCCCACTTTGTCACAGTCAGTGTCACAAGGAGTCAGAAAATCAAGTTTGAACTCCAATTCGAGATCGCATTCGAATCATTCAGGTGATatagatgagattgaaagttATATCGATCAAAATCCAAAATTACCAAAAGCAACAAACATGCCAAAGACTGGTAGAGGTATATCGAGTGTGAATTTGACTATGGAGAAGAGACCGAACATGAGGAGAAATCCAGATTCAAGGACTTCCTATGGATTCCCACAGTCGTAA